Proteins encoded by one window of Blautia faecicola:
- the gloA2 gene encoding SMU1112c/YaeR family gloxylase I-like metalloprotein — translation MNLSKIHHIAIIVSDYKAAKDFYVNKLGFSVIRENYRPERKDWKLDLRVNEHTELEIFAEENPPKRVNRPEACGLRHLAFCVESVEQTVNELAEVGIECEPIRVDDYTGKKMTFFHDPDGLPLELHE, via the coding sequence ATGAATTTATCAAAAATACATCATATTGCAATCATCGTATCTGACTATAAAGCAGCTAAGGATTTCTATGTGAACAAGCTGGGCTTCTCTGTTATCAGAGAAAACTACCGTCCAGAGCGTAAAGATTGGAAGCTAGATCTGCGTGTTAACGAACACACAGAGCTGGAGATTTTTGCAGAAGAAAACCCGCCGAAGCGTGTGAACCGCCCGGAGGCCTGTGGGCTGCGTCACCTTGCATTTTGTGTGGAGAGCGTGGAGCAGACAGTGAATGAGTTGGCAGAGGTAGGAATTGAATGTGAGCCAATTCGTGTGGATGATTACACCGGCAAGAAGATGACTTTCTTCCATGACCCGGACGGACTGCCGTTGGAGCTGCATGAGTAA
- a CDS encoding sugar transferase: protein MYRKDSEGWLKHTDFIILDMICLQLAYVLAYAISGYGFNPYETIIYRNMAVFLELADLVMIFAYGTMKSVLKRGYYRDFVVTLNHAIMVGALAVLYLFLLHEGQDFSRLTLMLTIIIYLVMTYVVRELWKKLLRKQMKDGGERKLLIVTSEDVAEQVVLSMQENNYARFSLAGVAVIDADWTGREIHGVPVVANEETTAMYVCQEWIDEVLIVVSEVLPYPSELIEQLSETGVTIHLNLAKITSVPGKKQFVEKVGNYTVLTTSINYASTRQLMLKRLMDIAGGLVGCIFTGIICIFVGPAIYIASPGPIFFAQERVGKNGKKFKMYKFRSMYMDAEERKAELMKDNKLGDGKMFKLDFDPRVIGNKILPDGTHKTGIGDFIRRTSLDEFPQFFNVLRGDMSIIGTRPPLISETNLYELHHRARLAIKPGITGMWQVSGRSDITDFEEVVRLDKEYITNWDIGLDIKILFKTILVVFKKDGSM, encoded by the coding sequence ATGTATAGAAAAGATTCTGAAGGATGGTTAAAACACACAGATTTTATAATCTTAGACATGATCTGTTTGCAATTAGCGTATGTTCTGGCATATGCAATTAGCGGATATGGATTTAATCCATATGAAACAATTATTTATCGAAATATGGCAGTTTTCCTTGAACTGGCAGATCTGGTTATGATTTTTGCATATGGCACCATGAAAAGCGTGTTAAAGAGAGGATACTATCGTGATTTTGTAGTTACGTTAAATCATGCGATTATGGTAGGTGCCTTAGCGGTTTTATATTTATTCCTGCTTCATGAAGGGCAGGACTTTTCAAGATTAACATTGATGCTGACCATAATAATTTATTTAGTAATGACGTATGTTGTCAGAGAACTTTGGAAAAAACTTCTGCGAAAACAGATGAAAGATGGCGGAGAACGTAAACTACTGATTGTAACATCAGAAGATGTGGCTGAACAAGTAGTGTTAAGTATGCAGGAAAACAATTATGCCAGATTCTCATTGGCTGGTGTAGCTGTAATTGATGCGGACTGGACTGGAAGAGAAATTCATGGAGTTCCGGTAGTTGCCAACGAAGAGACTACAGCAATGTATGTATGTCAGGAATGGATTGACGAAGTTCTGATTGTTGTTTCAGAAGTTCTTCCGTATCCGTCAGAGTTAATTGAGCAATTATCAGAGACAGGAGTAACCATTCATCTTAATCTTGCAAAGATCACAAGTGTGCCAGGGAAAAAACAGTTTGTGGAAAAGGTTGGTAATTACACAGTCCTTACGACAAGTATTAATTATGCATCAACCAGACAGTTAATGTTAAAACGATTGATGGATATTGCGGGTGGATTAGTTGGATGTATTTTTACCGGAATCATTTGTATTTTTGTCGGACCGGCAATTTATATTGCATCACCGGGACCAATTTTCTTTGCTCAGGAGCGAGTTGGAAAGAATGGAAAGAAATTTAAAATGTACAAGTTCCGCAGTATGTATATGGATGCCGAAGAACGTAAGGCAGAGCTTATGAAAGATAACAAACTTGGAGATGGAAAGATGTTTAAACTGGACTTTGATCCTCGTGTTATCGGAAATAAGATACTTCCAGATGGGACACATAAGACAGGAATCGGTGATTTTATCAGACGAACAAGTTTAGATGAATTTCCGCAATTCTTTAACGTATTACGTGGCGATATGTCGATTATAGGTACTCGCCCACCCCTTATTTCAGAAACGAATCTGTATGAGCTTCACCATCGTGCAAGGCTGGCAATTAAGCCTGGAATCACCGGCATGTGGCAGGTAAGTGGACGAAGTGATATTACTGATTTTGAAGAGGTAGTTCGTCTTGATAAAGAGTATATCACAAACTGGGACATTGGGCTAGATATAAAAATATTGTTTAAAACGATATTGGTAGTCTTTAAGAAAGATGGATCAATGTAA
- a CDS encoding diacylglycerol/lipid kinase family protein: MNKIQIIVNNGAGTGSAVPVWKETKEYLQEKEIPYNAYLTRYEKHAMKLAGQICEKFPEGPIYLLVVGGDGTINEVLNGIPDFDRVRLGVIPTGSGNDFARNLGILRNTRGNLAEIVSCIEQEQNGEALQRIDLGEVSWEDCTKPRIFGISAGAGLDSIVCKKALHSTLKKVLNRFHLGKLTYLMLTVQTLFSMKTFRATVTVDGETETCQNMIFAAAMNLRAEGGGVPMAPDSTPYDGNISLSSASGIPKWKTFFLLPLLALGKQGGIKGFDVKDGAEITLELDQSVVVHADGEYCGDVRYIKFCCRRDTLWLLHPRREK, encoded by the coding sequence ATGAACAAGATACAGATTATCGTAAATAACGGCGCCGGTACCGGAAGTGCCGTACCGGTCTGGAAAGAAACAAAAGAATACTTACAGGAAAAAGAAATCCCATACAACGCCTATCTGACCCGCTACGAAAAACACGCAATGAAACTGGCAGGACAGATCTGTGAAAAATTTCCGGAGGGACCGATCTACCTGCTGGTAGTAGGAGGGGACGGAACCATCAACGAAGTCCTGAACGGAATCCCCGACTTTGACCGCGTCCGCCTCGGCGTGATCCCGACCGGCTCCGGCAACGATTTCGCCAGAAACCTGGGAATCCTCCGAAACACCAGAGGCAATCTTGCAGAAATCGTCTCCTGCATCGAACAGGAACAAAACGGAGAAGCCCTGCAGCGGATCGATCTCGGCGAAGTAAGCTGGGAAGACTGTACAAAACCAAGAATCTTCGGTATCAGCGCCGGTGCTGGACTGGATTCGATCGTGTGTAAGAAAGCGCTCCATTCCACTCTGAAAAAAGTCCTGAACCGGTTCCATCTGGGAAAACTGACCTACCTGATGCTGACCGTACAGACCTTATTTTCCATGAAAACCTTCCGGGCAACCGTGACCGTGGACGGAGAGACAGAAACCTGCCAGAACATGATCTTCGCCGCAGCCATGAACCTGCGCGCAGAGGGTGGCGGTGTTCCGATGGCACCGGACAGCACCCCATACGACGGAAACATCTCCCTCAGCAGCGCCTCCGGCATCCCGAAATGGAAAACGTTCTTCCTGCTCCCGCTCCTCGCACTGGGAAAACAGGGCGGGATCAAAGGCTTTGACGTCAAAGACGGCGCAGAGATCACCCTGGAACTGGATCAGTCGGTGGTGGTTCATGCGGATGGAGAGTATTGTGGGGATGTGCGGTACATAAAATTCTGTTGCCGCAGGGATACGCTGTGGCTGCTGCATCCACGCAGGGAAAAATGA